From the genome of Mesorhizobium japonicum MAFF 303099, one region includes:
- a CDS encoding cell division protein ZapA: MAQVTVSIDGKQYRMACDEGQEEHLIDLAERFDRYVSHLKDSFGEIGDQRLTVMAGIMVMDELSELQKRVKGMESEVLTLRKTRDEALTKADKSDSVLTNALGALAQRMEDLATSLAVKS; the protein is encoded by the coding sequence ATGGCACAGGTCACGGTTTCAATCGACGGCAAACAGTATCGGATGGCTTGCGACGAAGGCCAGGAAGAGCATCTGATCGATCTCGCCGAACGCTTCGACCGCTATGTCTCGCATCTGAAGGATTCCTTTGGCGAAATCGGCGACCAGCGGCTGACCGTCATGGCCGGCATCATGGTGATGGACGAACTCTCGGAACTGCAGAAGCGCGTCAAGGGCATGGAAAGCGAAGTGCTGACCTTGCGCAAGACGCGCGACGAGGCACTGACCAAGGCTGACAAGAGCGACAGCGTGCTGACCAACGCGCTTGGCGCGCTGGCGCAGCGCATGGAAGATCTCGCCACGTCGCTGGCCGTGAAATCCTAG
- the gap gene encoding type I glyceraldehyde-3-phosphate dehydrogenase, with translation MTVRVAINGFGRIGRNILRAIHESGRKDIDVVAVNDLGPVETNAHLLRYDSVHGRFPHEVSVSGDQITVGKEKFKVTAIKDPTQLPWKELGVDIALECTGIFTARDKAASHLTAGAKRVLVSAPADGADLTVVYGINHDKLTKDHIVISNASCTTNCLAPLAAVLHETVGIEKGMMTTIHSYTGDQPTLDTMHKDLYRARAAALSQIPTSTGAAKAIGLVLPDLKGKLDGISIRVPTPNVSVVDFKFIAKRATTVQEINEAVIAASNGKLKGILGVTHHPNVSIDFNHDPRSSIMALDQTKVMDGNFVSVLSWYDNEWGFSNRMGDTAVAFGKTIA, from the coding sequence ATGACCGTCAGAGTTGCCATCAACGGATTCGGCCGCATCGGCCGCAACATCCTGCGCGCCATCCATGAATCCGGCCGCAAGGACATCGACGTCGTCGCCGTCAACGATCTCGGTCCGGTCGAGACCAATGCGCACCTGCTGCGCTACGACAGCGTGCACGGCCGCTTCCCGCATGAAGTGTCGGTTTCCGGCGACCAGATCACCGTCGGCAAGGAAAAGTTCAAGGTCACCGCCATCAAGGATCCGACGCAGCTGCCTTGGAAGGAGCTCGGTGTCGACATCGCGCTCGAATGCACCGGCATCTTCACCGCTCGGGACAAGGCCGCCTCGCACCTGACCGCCGGCGCCAAGCGCGTGCTGGTCTCGGCACCTGCCGATGGCGCCGACCTGACCGTGGTCTACGGCATCAACCACGACAAGCTGACCAAGGACCATATCGTCATCTCGAACGCGTCCTGCACCACCAACTGCCTGGCGCCGCTGGCCGCCGTGCTGCATGAGACGGTCGGCATCGAAAAAGGCATGATGACGACGATCCACTCCTACACCGGCGACCAGCCGACGCTGGACACCATGCACAAGGATCTCTACCGCGCCCGTGCAGCGGCGCTGTCGCAGATCCCGACCTCGACCGGCGCGGCCAAGGCCATCGGCCTCGTGCTCCCCGACCTCAAGGGCAAGCTCGACGGCATCTCGATCCGCGTGCCGACCCCGAACGTCTCGGTCGTCGACTTCAAGTTCATCGCCAAGCGCGCCACCACCGTGCAGGAAATCAACGAAGCGGTCATCGCCGCCTCCAATGGCAAGCTGAAGGGAATTCTCGGCGTCACCCATCACCCGAATGTCTCGATCGACTTCAACCATGATCCGCGCTCCTCGATCATGGCGCTCGACCAGACCAAGGTGATGGACGGCAACTTCGTTTCGGTGCTGTCCTGGTACGACAATGAGTGGGGCTTCTCCAACCGCATGGGCGACACCGCCGTCGCCTTCGGCAAGACCATCGCCTGA
- the tkt gene encoding transketolase — MTSREQHDRMANAIRFLSMDAVEKAQSGHPGLPMGCADIATVLFTRFLKYDPKAPHWPDRDRFILSAGHGSMLLYSLLHLTGYEDMTIDQIKHFRQLGSKTAGHPEYGHATGIETTTGPLGQGLANSVGFALGERIMNAAFGNDLVSHYTYVLAGDGCLMEGVSQEAIALAGHLKLNKLIVFWDNNNISIDGPVSLADNTDQVARFQASGWNASHIDGTDPEAIAYAIEAARHSDKPTMIACKTTIGFGAPTKAGTNKAHGSPLGADEIAGARKFFNWESPPFEIPADILDAWRTAGKAGAKPRADWEGRLAKAEPKLKAEFERRLAGKLPSNFDAVIADYKKKLSADKPKVATRKSSEMALEVINGAVPETIGGSADLTGSNNTKTSQTKNITPDDYGQRYVHYGIREHGMAAAINGLTLHGGLIAYGGTFMCFSDYARPSMRLSSLMGIRSIFVMTHDSIGLGEDGPTHQPVEHLAALRAIPNHNVFRPADAVETAECWQIALESEKTPSTLALTRQNLPTVRIEHSAKNLSSQGAYELAAASGEAAVTIFATGSEVEIALGARDLLEKHGHPTRVVSVPCFELFDKQSDDYRKKTIGNAPIKMAIEAGIRQGWDHLIGSDGIFVGMTGFGASGTIEQLYPHFGITAEAAAKAAEARLHAK, encoded by the coding sequence ATGACGTCGCGTGAACAACATGATCGGATGGCCAATGCGATCCGCTTTCTCTCCATGGATGCCGTCGAGAAGGCCCAGTCCGGCCATCCCGGCCTGCCCATGGGCTGCGCCGACATTGCAACGGTGCTGTTCACCCGCTTCCTGAAATACGATCCCAAAGCCCCGCACTGGCCCGACCGCGACCGCTTCATCCTGTCGGCTGGCCATGGCTCGATGCTGCTCTATTCGCTGCTGCATCTGACCGGCTACGAAGACATGACCATCGACCAGATCAAGCACTTCCGCCAGCTCGGCTCCAAGACCGCCGGCCATCCCGAATACGGCCACGCCACCGGCATCGAGACGACGACCGGCCCGCTCGGCCAGGGCCTCGCCAATTCGGTTGGCTTCGCGCTCGGCGAGCGCATCATGAACGCCGCTTTCGGCAACGACCTCGTCAGCCACTACACCTATGTGCTGGCCGGCGACGGCTGCCTGATGGAGGGCGTTTCCCAGGAAGCCATTGCGCTGGCCGGGCATCTCAAGCTCAACAAGCTGATCGTCTTCTGGGACAACAACAACATCTCGATCGACGGCCCGGTCTCGCTGGCCGACAACACCGACCAGGTTGCCCGTTTCCAGGCCTCCGGCTGGAACGCCAGCCATATCGACGGCACCGATCCGGAAGCCATCGCCTACGCCATCGAAGCCGCCCGCCATTCCGACAAGCCGACGATGATCGCCTGCAAGACGACCATCGGCTTCGGCGCGCCGACCAAGGCCGGCACCAACAAGGCACACGGTTCGCCGCTCGGCGCCGACGAGATCGCCGGTGCGCGCAAGTTCTTCAACTGGGAGTCGCCGCCCTTCGAGATTCCGGCCGACATCCTCGATGCCTGGCGCACCGCCGGCAAGGCCGGAGCCAAGCCGCGCGCCGACTGGGAAGGCCGTCTCGCCAAGGCCGAGCCGAAGCTGAAGGCCGAGTTCGAGCGCCGGCTCGCCGGCAAGCTGCCGTCCAATTTCGACGCCGTCATCGCCGACTACAAGAAGAAGCTCTCGGCCGACAAGCCGAAGGTCGCCACCCGCAAATCGTCGGAAATGGCGCTTGAGGTCATCAACGGCGCCGTTCCGGAAACTATCGGCGGCTCCGCCGACCTGACCGGCTCCAACAACACCAAGACCAGCCAGACCAAGAACATCACGCCGGACGATTACGGCCAGCGCTATGTCCACTACGGCATCCGCGAGCACGGCATGGCGGCGGCCATCAACGGCCTGACGCTGCATGGCGGCCTCATCGCCTATGGCGGCACCTTCATGTGCTTCTCCGACTATGCTCGCCCGTCGATGCGGCTTTCCTCGCTGATGGGCATCCGCTCGATCTTCGTCATGACCCATGATTCCATCGGTCTGGGCGAGGACGGCCCGACCCACCAGCCGGTCGAGCATCTGGCAGCGCTGCGCGCCATTCCCAACCACAATGTCTTCCGCCCGGCCGACGCCGTGGAAACCGCGGAATGCTGGCAGATCGCGCTCGAATCCGAAAAGACGCCGTCGACGCTGGCGCTGACCCGCCAGAACCTGCCGACGGTGCGCATCGAGCACTCGGCCAAGAACCTGAGCAGCCAGGGCGCTTACGAACTGGCCGCGGCCAGCGGCGAGGCGGCAGTGACGATCTTCGCCACCGGCTCCGAGGTCGAGATCGCACTCGGCGCCCGCGACCTGCTCGAGAAGCATGGCCACCCGACCCGCGTCGTGTCGGTGCCTTGCTTCGAGCTGTTCGACAAGCAGAGCGACGACTACCGCAAGAAGACGATCGGCAACGCGCCTATCAAGATGGCGATCGAGGCCGGCATCCGCCAGGGTTGGGACCATCTCATCGGCTCGGACGGCATCTTCGTCGGCATGACCGGCTTCGGCGCCTCGGGCACGATCGAGCAGCTCTACCCGCATTTCGGCATCACCGCCGAGGCGGCGGCCAAGGCGGCGGAAGCCCGCCTGCACGCCAAGTAA
- a CDS encoding DUF4164 domain-containing protein has translation MTGETTLKEVIARLGKAIEGLESAVAAKLEHERDYSEAEAEVQRMNADRSRLAQELDNSEARAERLEDANKEVSRRLVTAMETIRAVLDR, from the coding sequence ATGACCGGGGAAACCACGCTCAAGGAAGTCATCGCCAGGCTGGGCAAGGCCATTGAGGGGCTGGAAAGCGCCGTCGCGGCCAAGCTGGAGCATGAACGCGATTACTCGGAAGCCGAGGCCGAGGTGCAGCGGATGAATGCCGACCGCTCCAGGCTGGCGCAGGAACTCGACAATTCCGAAGCGCGCGCCGAACGGCTGGAGGATGCCAACAAGGAAGTCTCGCGACGGCTGGTGACCGCCATGGAAACCATCCGCGCCGTGTTGGACAGATAG
- a CDS encoding RluA family pseudouridine synthase, producing the protein MSAHNEEAPELIEDRFMAAEPTVLVVGADAAGQRLDQWLAASLGPDMSRSRVQMLIRQGAVSVDGKPADETKRKMSAGESVSIAMPEPEPAAPQGEAIALDVLYEDDALIVINKPAGLVVHPGAGNWTGTLVNALIHHCGDSLSGIGGVRRPGIVHRLDKETSGVMVVAKTDRAHKALSEAFADHGRTGDLERAYLALVWGIPQRPTGTVDAPLGRAADRVRRAVVPEGRDDARHAVTHFAVQERFGENQQEFATASLVECRLETGRTHQIRVHMAHIGHPVIGDPDYGQAFRTKANRLPEPLKSQVKAFSRQALHAWLLAFRHPDTHLTMRFEAPIPRDMEELVGGFRNL; encoded by the coding sequence ATGAGCGCTCATAACGAAGAGGCCCCCGAATTGATAGAGGACCGATTCATGGCGGCCGAGCCGACAGTGCTGGTGGTGGGCGCGGATGCGGCCGGCCAGCGCCTCGACCAATGGCTGGCCGCGAGCCTCGGCCCCGATATGTCGCGCAGCCGCGTGCAGATGCTGATCAGGCAAGGCGCCGTGAGCGTCGACGGCAAGCCGGCCGACGAGACCAAGCGCAAGATGTCCGCAGGCGAAAGCGTGTCTATCGCCATGCCGGAGCCGGAGCCGGCCGCGCCGCAGGGTGAGGCCATCGCGCTCGATGTACTCTACGAGGACGACGCGCTGATCGTCATCAACAAGCCGGCGGGACTTGTCGTGCACCCCGGTGCCGGCAACTGGACCGGCACGCTGGTCAACGCGTTGATCCATCATTGCGGCGACAGCCTGTCGGGCATTGGCGGGGTGCGCCGGCCGGGCATCGTCCACCGTCTCGACAAGGAGACCAGCGGTGTCATGGTGGTGGCCAAGACCGACCGCGCCCACAAGGCGCTGTCGGAGGCCTTCGCCGATCACGGCCGGACCGGCGATCTCGAACGCGCCTATCTGGCGCTGGTCTGGGGCATACCGCAGAGGCCGACCGGAACGGTCGACGCGCCGCTTGGCCGCGCCGCCGACCGGGTGCGCCGCGCCGTGGTGCCGGAAGGCCGCGACGATGCCCGCCACGCCGTCACCCACTTTGCCGTTCAGGAGCGTTTTGGCGAAAACCAGCAGGAATTCGCCACCGCCAGCCTGGTCGAATGCCGGCTGGAAACCGGCCGGACCCATCAGATCCGTGTCCATATGGCCCATATCGGCCATCCGGTCATCGGCGACCCCGACTACGGCCAGGCGTTCCGCACCAAGGCCAACCGGCTGCCGGAACCCCTGAAAAGTCAGGTCAAGGCTTTTTCCCGGCAAGCTTTGCATGCCTGGCTCCTTGCATTTCGCCATCCCGATACCCATTTAACGATGAGGTTCGAGGCGCCGATACCTAGGGACATGGAGGAACTCGTCGGCGGCTTTCGCAATCTCTGA
- a CDS encoding peroxiredoxin: MSLRINDIAPDFTAETTQGTISFHDWIGDGWAILFSHPKNFTPVCTTELGTMAGLEGEFKKRNVKIIGISVDPVASHDKWQADIKTATGQTVHYPLIGDKDLKVAKLYDMLPAGAGETSEGRTPADNATVRSVYVIGPDKKIKLVLTYPMTTGRNFDEILRAVDSMQLTAKHQVATPANWKQGEDVIITAAVSNEDAIKRFGAFDTILPYLRKTKQPSA; this comes from the coding sequence ATGAGCCTTCGTATCAACGACATCGCACCGGATTTCACCGCCGAGACCACGCAAGGGACGATCAGCTTTCACGACTGGATCGGTGACGGCTGGGCGATCCTGTTCAGCCACCCGAAGAATTTCACGCCGGTCTGCACGACCGAGCTTGGCACGATGGCCGGGCTGGAAGGCGAGTTCAAGAAACGCAACGTCAAGATCATCGGCATCTCCGTCGATCCGGTTGCGAGCCACGACAAATGGCAGGCCGACATCAAGACGGCGACCGGCCAGACGGTGCATTATCCGCTGATTGGCGACAAGGACCTCAAGGTCGCCAAGCTCTACGACATGCTGCCCGCCGGCGCCGGCGAGACCTCGGAAGGCCGAACGCCCGCAGACAACGCCACCGTGCGCTCGGTCTATGTCATCGGACCGGACAAGAAGATCAAGCTGGTGCTGACCTATCCGATGACTACGGGCCGCAACTTCGATGAGATCCTGCGCGCGGTCGATTCCATGCAGCTCACCGCCAAGCATCAGGTGGCGACACCGGCAAACTGGAAGCAAGGCGAGGACGTCATCATCACCGCCGCCGTTTCCAACGAGGATGCGATCAAGCGCTTTGGCGCCTTTGACACCATCCTGCCTTATCTCAGGAAAACCAAACAGCCGTCCGCCTGA
- the rpoH gene encoding RNA polymerase sigma factor RpoH, translating to MAQSLPSIVSGEGGLSRYLEEIRRFPMLQPQEEYMLAKRYAEHEDTSAAHKLVTSHLRLVAKIAMGYRGYGLPIGEVISEGNVGLMQAVKKFEPERGFRLATYAMWWIKASIQEYILRSWSLVKMGTTANQKRLFFNLRKVKGKIQALDDGDLKPDQIAEIATRLNVTEAEVVSMNRRLSGDASLNAPIRATEGESGEWQDWLVDDHESQEEMLIEQDELENRRGMLSGALAVLNERERRIFEARRLAEEPLTLEELSAEFDISRERVRQIEVRAFEKVQDAVKAAAKRQTQALRTIEAQPAA from the coding sequence ATGGCCCAGTCACTACCTAGTATTGTTTCCGGCGAAGGCGGCCTCAGCCGCTATCTGGAAGAAATCCGCCGCTTTCCCATGCTTCAGCCGCAGGAAGAGTACATGCTCGCCAAGCGTTATGCCGAGCATGAAGACACGTCCGCCGCGCACAAGCTCGTCACCAGCCATTTGCGGCTCGTCGCCAAGATCGCCATGGGCTATCGCGGCTACGGCCTGCCGATCGGCGAGGTGATCTCGGAAGGCAATGTCGGCCTGATGCAGGCCGTCAAGAAATTCGAACCCGAGCGCGGCTTCCGCCTCGCGACCTACGCCATGTGGTGGATCAAGGCCTCGATCCAGGAATACATCCTGCGCTCGTGGAGCCTGGTCAAGATGGGCACGACCGCCAACCAAAAGCGTCTGTTCTTCAACCTGCGGAAGGTGAAGGGCAAGATCCAGGCGCTGGATGACGGCGATTTGAAGCCCGACCAGATCGCCGAGATCGCCACGCGGCTGAACGTTACCGAGGCAGAGGTGGTGTCGATGAACCGCCGCCTGTCAGGCGACGCTTCGCTCAACGCGCCGATCCGGGCGACGGAAGGCGAATCCGGCGAATGGCAGGATTGGCTGGTCGACGACCACGAAAGCCAGGAAGAGATGCTGATCGAGCAGGACGAGCTGGAGAATCGGCGCGGCATGCTGTCAGGCGCTCTTGCCGTGCTCAATGAGCGCGAGCGGCGCATCTTCGAGGCCCGTCGCCTCGCCGAGGAGCCGCTGACGCTGGAAGAGCTCTCGGCCGAGTTCGACATCAGCCGCGAGCGCGTGCGCCAGATCGAGGTGCGCGCCTTCGAGAAGGTGCAGGATGCGGTCAAGGCCGCCGCCAAGCGCCAGACCCAGGCGCTGCGCACCATCGAGGCGCAGCCGGCGGCTTAA
- a CDS encoding phosphoglycerate kinase: protein MAAFKTLDDIGNISGKRVLVRVDLNVPVADGKVTDATRIERIAPTIAELSGKGAKVILLAHFGRPKDGPSPEFSLEPIARATAEVLGRPVGFASDCVGDMAGSAVAAMNKGDVLLFENTRFYKAEEKNDPAFSERLAANGDIFVNDAFSAAHRAHSSTEGLARLLPSFAGRTMQAELEALEKGLGNPVRPVVAIVGGAKVSTKIDLLMNLVKKVDALVIGGGMANTFLAARGTDVGKSLCEHDLAPTAKQIMIEAAEAGCAIILPVDGVVAKEFKAGAACETVAISDVPADGMILDVGEKTVKTIGEWIDRAATLVWNGPLGAFEIEPFDHATVAAAKHAAARTKAGKLVSVAGGGDTVAALNHAGVADDFTYVSTAGGAFLEWMEGKPLPGVDVLKR from the coding sequence ATGGCCGCCTTCAAGACACTGGACGATATCGGCAACATCAGCGGCAAGCGCGTGCTGGTGCGCGTCGACCTCAACGTTCCCGTCGCCGACGGCAAGGTCACCGACGCCACCCGCATCGAACGCATCGCGCCGACCATCGCCGAACTGTCGGGCAAGGGCGCCAAGGTCATCCTGCTCGCCCATTTCGGCCGGCCCAAGGATGGGCCATCCCCGGAATTCTCGCTGGAGCCGATCGCCAGGGCGACGGCCGAGGTGCTCGGCCGTCCCGTCGGCTTTGCCTCGGATTGCGTCGGCGACATGGCGGGAAGTGCTGTCGCGGCCATGAACAAGGGTGACGTGCTGCTCTTCGAAAATACCCGTTTCTACAAGGCCGAGGAGAAGAACGACCCGGCCTTCAGCGAGCGGCTCGCCGCCAATGGCGACATTTTCGTCAACGACGCCTTTTCCGCGGCGCACCGCGCCCACTCTTCCACAGAGGGGCTGGCGCGTCTGTTGCCTTCCTTTGCTGGCCGCACCATGCAGGCCGAGCTCGAAGCGCTGGAGAAGGGCCTGGGCAACCCGGTCCGCCCGGTCGTGGCGATCGTCGGCGGCGCCAAGGTCTCGACCAAGATCGACCTGCTGATGAACCTGGTGAAGAAGGTCGACGCGCTGGTCATCGGCGGCGGCATGGCCAACACCTTCCTTGCCGCGCGCGGCACCGATGTCGGCAAGTCGCTGTGCGAGCATGATCTTGCCCCCACCGCCAAGCAGATCATGATCGAGGCCGCCGAGGCCGGCTGCGCCATCATCCTGCCGGTCGACGGTGTCGTCGCCAAGGAATTCAAGGCGGGCGCCGCCTGCGAGACCGTCGCCATCTCCGACGTGCCGGCCGATGGCATGATCCTGGATGTCGGCGAAAAGACCGTGAAGACGATCGGCGAATGGATCGACCGCGCCGCGACACTGGTCTGGAACGGCCCGCTTGGCGCCTTCGAGATCGAGCCGTTCGATCACGCCACGGTGGCGGCGGCAAAACACGCGGCCGCGCGCACCAAGGCCGGCAAGCTGGTCTCCGTTGCGGGTGGCGGCGACACGGTGGCGGCGCTCAACCACGCCGGCGTCGCCGACGACTTCACCTATGTCTCTACCGCCGGCGGCGCCTTCCTGGAATGGATGGAAGGCAAGCCTCTGCCAGGCGTCGACGTGCTGAAGCGCTGA
- a CDS encoding MBL fold metallo-hydrolase produces the protein MELALARPEVRGFYDKPTGAIQYVVTDPATRRCAIIDPILDFDEKSGATGTKSADALLDFVGENGLEPEWILDTHPHADHFSAAHYLKQKTGAPTAIGNRIVDVQNLWKAIYNWPDFPADGSQWDRLFREGETFLIGTLPVKVLFSPGHTLASITYVIGDAAFVHDTLFMPDSGTARADFPGGSAARLWRSIQEILALPDETRVFVGHDYQAGGREPLWESTVAAQRASNIHLAAAHSEAEFVALREARDKTLPMPRLILHALQVNMNGGRLPEPEANGRRYLKFPLDGL, from the coding sequence TTGGAATTGGCTTTGGCAAGACCTGAGGTCAGGGGCTTTTACGACAAGCCGACCGGAGCCATTCAATATGTCGTCACCGATCCGGCGACAAGGCGCTGCGCCATCATCGATCCGATCCTCGACTTCGATGAGAAATCCGGTGCGACGGGAACGAAGAGCGCGGATGCCCTGCTCGATTTCGTGGGGGAGAACGGACTGGAGCCCGAGTGGATCCTCGACACCCACCCGCATGCCGATCATTTCTCGGCCGCGCACTATCTGAAACAGAAGACCGGGGCGCCGACGGCGATCGGTAACAGAATCGTCGACGTCCAGAACCTGTGGAAGGCGATCTATAACTGGCCGGATTTTCCCGCCGACGGTTCGCAGTGGGACAGGCTGTTCAGGGAAGGTGAGACCTTCCTGATTGGGACCCTTCCGGTCAAGGTGCTGTTCTCACCCGGACATACACTGGCTTCGATCACCTATGTGATCGGCGACGCCGCCTTCGTGCACGACACGCTGTTCATGCCCGACAGCGGTACGGCGCGGGCGGATTTCCCCGGCGGGAGTGCCGCGCGGCTGTGGCGCTCGATCCAGGAGATACTGGCGCTGCCCGATGAGACGCGCGTCTTCGTCGGCCATGACTATCAGGCCGGCGGCCGCGAGCCCTTGTGGGAGAGCACGGTGGCCGCGCAGAGGGCCAGCAATATCCATCTCGCTGCCGCGCACAGCGAGGCCGAGTTCGTGGCGCTGCGCGAGGCACGCGACAAGACATTGCCGATGCCGCGGCTGATCCTGCACGCGCTGCAGGTCAACATGAATGGCGGCCGGCTGCCGGAACCGGAAGCCAATGGCCGGCGGTATCTGAAATTTCCGCTGGATGGGCTTTGA
- a CDS encoding potassium/proton antiporter, which yields MEHAIYLVTLVGTALVVAAAFSSLIAFRFGAPLLLLFLCIGLATGTDGLGIEFDNARIAYFAGSLALAVILFDSGFGTPLNALRQAAGPALSLATFGVLLTTGLFGAAAYYLLDLTWLESFLLGAAVASTDAAAVFFLLRAGEINLRERVRSTLEVESGTNDPIAIFLTITLVEVIAAHANPETNVLVTNLILGFLVNMGLGAVVGALGGLAIVRLVDRLNLDHGLLPIFVLTLSLMVFAAAGAIGGSGFLAVYIAGLIAGNSDIRAVTILKRFQDGMSWLAQIIMFLILGLFATPSQFPAIMVPAIALGLFLMFVARPIAVWLCLIPFRLPRPEVAFVSWVGLRGAVSILLAITPLLGGLENGRTIFNAAFIIVLVSLVIQGWTVGPLARRLGLIVPARLGPLDKVELELPGSAHHELLAYRVAHGSPVARGERIPRWARPSLVLRDGRSMRFQDMGRLAAGDQVYIFVPDRYPRLLDKLFASRAVVDPEDADFFGAFAVDPARAAAELEAAYAPGLTEAEQKLTVGALVTARLGGHAEYADRVLIGSIELIVRDVDDKGRITGLGLSFEPTAPVARVPVFLSAGEMGDRLGAFIRNWRKPTETQEAAAQAEDAPKPPVEKATTGS from the coding sequence ATGGAGCATGCGATCTATCTCGTTACGCTGGTCGGCACGGCGCTCGTTGTCGCCGCCGCGTTTTCGAGCCTGATCGCCTTCCGCTTCGGTGCCCCCCTCCTGCTGCTCTTTCTCTGCATCGGGCTCGCCACCGGAACCGATGGCCTCGGCATAGAATTCGACAATGCCCGCATCGCCTATTTTGCCGGCTCACTGGCTCTCGCCGTCATCCTGTTCGATTCCGGCTTCGGCACGCCGCTCAACGCCTTGCGGCAGGCGGCCGGCCCGGCGCTGTCGCTGGCGACCTTCGGCGTGCTTCTCACCACCGGCCTGTTCGGCGCCGCGGCCTACTATCTGCTTGACCTCACCTGGCTGGAATCCTTCCTGCTCGGCGCCGCCGTCGCTTCGACCGACGCCGCGGCGGTGTTCTTCCTGCTGCGCGCCGGCGAGATCAATCTGCGTGAGCGTGTGCGCTCGACGCTCGAGGTGGAATCCGGCACCAACGACCCGATCGCCATCTTCCTGACCATCACCCTCGTCGAGGTCATCGCCGCCCACGCCAACCCCGAAACCAATGTCCTGGTCACCAACCTGATCCTCGGCTTCCTCGTCAATATGGGCCTTGGCGCCGTCGTCGGCGCGCTCGGTGGCCTTGCCATCGTGCGTCTCGTCGACCGGCTCAATCTCGACCACGGCCTGCTGCCGATCTTCGTGCTGACCCTGTCACTGATGGTCTTCGCCGCCGCCGGCGCCATCGGCGGCTCGGGCTTCCTGGCGGTCTATATCGCCGGCCTCATTGCCGGCAATTCCGACATCCGCGCCGTCACCATCCTCAAGCGCTTCCAGGACGGCATGTCGTGGCTGGCGCAGATCATCATGTTCCTGATCCTCGGCCTGTTCGCCACCCCCTCGCAATTTCCGGCGATCATGGTGCCGGCGATAGCGCTTGGCCTGTTCCTGATGTTTGTCGCCCGCCCGATCGCTGTCTGGCTCTGCCTGATCCCGTTCCGCCTGCCGCGCCCCGAAGTCGCCTTCGTCTCCTGGGTCGGCCTGCGCGGCGCCGTCTCGATCCTGCTCGCCATCACACCGCTGCTCGGCGGGCTGGAGAACGGCCGCACCATCTTCAACGCCGCCTTCATCATCGTACTGGTGTCGCTGGTCATCCAGGGCTGGACCGTCGGACCGCTGGCGCGTCGCCTCGGTCTCATCGTGCCGGCGCGCCTTGGACCGCTGGACAAGGTCGAGCTGGAATTGCCGGGCTCCGCCCATCACGAGCTTCTCGCCTATCGCGTGGCGCATGGCAGCCCGGTGGCGCGCGGCGAGCGCATTCCGCGTTGGGCGCGGCCCTCGCTGGTGCTGCGCGACGGCCGCTCGATGCGCTTTCAGGACATGGGCCGGCTCGCCGCCGGCGACCAGGTCTACATCTTCGTGCCGGACCGCTACCCGCGCCTGCTCGACAAGCTGTTCGCCAGCCGCGCGGTGGTCGACCCGGAAGACGCCGATTTCTTCGGCGCCTTCGCCGTCGACCCGGCGCGCGCCGCGGCCGAATTGGAGGCAGCGTACGCGCCGGGTCTGACCGAGGCGGAGCAGAAGCTCACCGTCGGCGCGCTGGTCACGGCGCGGCTTGGCGGCCATGCCGAATACGCCGATCGCGTGCTGATCGGCTCGATCGAGCTGATCGTCAGGGATGTCGACGACAAGGGCAGGATCACGGGTCTCGGTCTTTCCTTCGAGCCGACCGCGCCGGTGGCGCGGGTGCCGGTGTTCCTGAGCGCCGGCGAGATGGGCGACCGCCTCGGCGCCTTCATCCGCAATTGGCGCAAGCCGACCGAGACGCAGGAAGCGGCAGCACAGGCCGAAGACGCCCCCAAGCCGCCGGTTGAAAAAGCCACGACCGGGAGCTGA